A genomic region of Runella rosea contains the following coding sequences:
- a CDS encoding DEAD/DEAH box helicase: MNFEDFNLNRQLLNAIADAGYEVPSPIQEQAIPLVLEGHDVLGIAQTGTGKTAAYVLPLLMRIKYAQGMHPRALILAPTRELVMQIGAALGELAKYTDLRHIAIYGGLGPKTQIEALQKGVDIVVATPGRFLDLYLRGEIVVKQLTTLVMDEADKMMDMGFMPQINRILEVIPRKRQNLLFSATFPAKVERLSENFLEGPIRVEVTPQATTAARVDQIIYEVPNFRTKINLLELLVQDAAVFERGMVFVRSRENAENIYKFLKRKVVTEDEVRVIHANKGQNTRINAMEAFKEGKVRILIATDVAARGIDVTQVSHVVNFDVPLIYEDYVHRIGRTGRANQEGNAITFVTIADDYHIAKIEKIIRMTIPRQPLPEALEVPETPFEEQQALLRELDEQRRKDDPTFKGAFHEKKNKKVVHSKPKNANPQKRTASSAKNSFKRRKK; encoded by the coding sequence ATGAATTTTGAAGATTTTAACCTCAATCGCCAACTGCTCAATGCCATTGCCGATGCGGGGTATGAGGTGCCGTCTCCCATTCAGGAACAGGCTATTCCGCTTGTTTTGGAAGGGCATGATGTGTTGGGAATTGCGCAGACCGGAACGGGAAAGACCGCCGCGTATGTATTGCCGCTATTGATGCGTATCAAGTACGCGCAGGGGATGCACCCTCGGGCACTTATTTTGGCACCAACGCGTGAATTGGTGATGCAGATAGGCGCTGCTCTCGGCGAATTGGCAAAATATACTGACTTGCGGCACATCGCCATTTATGGCGGTTTGGGCCCAAAAACCCAAATTGAAGCTCTGCAAAAAGGAGTCGATATTGTGGTGGCTACGCCGGGGCGTTTCTTGGATTTGTACCTGCGCGGTGAGATTGTGGTGAAGCAGTTGACCACGCTCGTGATGGATGAAGCTGACAAGATGATGGACATGGGTTTCATGCCTCAAATCAACCGAATTTTGGAAGTAATTCCCCGAAAACGTCAGAATCTGCTGTTTTCGGCTACGTTTCCTGCAAAAGTAGAACGACTTTCGGAGAACTTTCTGGAAGGTCCCATTCGTGTGGAAGTCACACCTCAGGCCACTACGGCCGCACGCGTTGACCAAATCATTTATGAAGTCCCCAATTTTAGAACAAAGATTAACCTGCTCGAATTATTGGTGCAGGATGCCGCCGTTTTTGAGCGTGGTATGGTTTTTGTGCGCTCTCGCGAAAATGCCGAAAATATCTATAAATTCCTGAAACGGAAGGTAGTGACCGAAGATGAAGTACGGGTCATTCACGCCAACAAAGGCCAAAACACGCGTATCAATGCGATGGAGGCTTTTAAAGAAGGAAAAGTGCGGATTTTGATCGCCACCGATGTGGCCGCCCGGGGCATTGATGTTACGCAGGTGAGTCACGTGGTCAACTTTGATGTGCCGCTGATTTACGAAGATTATGTACACCGCATTGGGCGTACGGGTCGGGCCAATCAGGAAGGGAATGCCATTACGTTTGTGACCATTGCAGATGATTATCACATTGCCAAAATTGAAAAAATCATCCGAATGACCATTCCTCGACAGCCTTTGCCAGAAGCGTTGGAAGTGCCAGAAACGCCTTTCGAAGAGCAGCAAGCCTTGTTGCGAGAGTTGGATGAACAACGACGCAAGGATGATCCAACTTTTAAGGGGGCATTTCATGAAAAGAAAAATAAAAAAGTTGTACATTCGAAGCCTAAAAATGCGAATCCGCAAAAAAGAACAGCCTCGTCAGCGAAAAATTCTTTTAAGAGACGAAAAAAGTAA
- a CDS encoding M20/M25/M40 family metallo-hydrolase produces the protein MKKLVFLIFIPLFAHSQGVINRKLKKALNQLDSNQIKAHVAYLADDKLKGRMPGQEGYQLAVDYVTNQFKTIGLQPAGEENGYTQKVILRKSILKKEGLALRLNLKTGETKTLEYGTEFLIFPHPEKTSIEISAPMVFVGAGFDRPEMGFKDYENIDVKGKVVVVMKKVPDSLAANVKLHLNYAATTQEYAIKNGAIGIITCNYATSAVQFKAQGSTLTSAGQTASMDEQGKVVGSISHRGLPLQIAGAISVKMLSDLLKAEGLDFEKIGQRMERGENVSIPLTSTLQSSYTTQHEDFVSYNIIGKIDGSDAQLKNEYVVHTAHLDHLGIGKAVNGDSIYNGAHDNASGVACSLEMARIYAHLKEKPKRSVLFVIVTAEEMGLLGSAYFAAHPTVPKETMVANVNTDMPTIIAPLESISALGAEHSSLSTVVAQAAKALKLGVEPDLEPKEGRFVRSDQYSFVRAGIPALHVKYGSKTSLPNFNLLESVKKWREATYHKTADNFNGGTFYWSAGRKYAQLNFLIGYLVAQNPARPTWKKGDFFEVR, from the coding sequence ATGAAGAAACTAGTATTTTTAATATTTATCCCATTATTCGCTCATTCACAAGGAGTTATCAACAGAAAGCTTAAAAAAGCCCTTAATCAACTTGATTCCAATCAAATCAAAGCCCATGTAGCGTATTTGGCCGATGATAAATTAAAAGGGCGTATGCCAGGGCAGGAAGGCTACCAACTGGCGGTGGATTATGTAACCAACCAATTCAAAACCATTGGGCTACAGCCCGCAGGAGAAGAGAATGGATATACCCAAAAAGTGATTTTGCGGAAGTCTATCCTAAAAAAGGAGGGTTTAGCGCTGCGCTTGAATCTGAAAACTGGCGAGACAAAAACCTTAGAATACGGCACTGAATTCCTGATATTTCCACATCCCGAAAAAACTTCGATCGAGATTTCAGCCCCGATGGTGTTTGTCGGTGCGGGGTTTGATAGGCCCGAAATGGGCTTTAAAGACTATGAAAACATTGACGTAAAGGGCAAGGTAGTCGTAGTCATGAAAAAAGTACCGGATAGCCTCGCGGCCAATGTAAAGCTGCACCTCAACTACGCCGCCACCACCCAAGAATATGCGATAAAAAACGGAGCTATCGGCATTATAACTTGCAACTACGCCACCAGCGCGGTACAATTCAAAGCCCAAGGCAGCACCCTGACTTCTGCTGGGCAAACCGCCTCTATGGATGAACAAGGAAAAGTGGTTGGCTCTATTTCGCACCGTGGGTTGCCATTACAAATTGCGGGAGCGATTTCGGTAAAAATGTTAAGTGACTTATTAAAAGCCGAAGGGTTAGATTTTGAAAAAATCGGACAAAGGATGGAACGCGGCGAAAACGTAAGCATTCCTCTTACGTCCACCCTTCAATCAAGCTATACGACTCAACACGAAGACTTCGTAAGCTATAATATCATTGGAAAAATAGATGGCAGCGACGCCCAACTTAAGAATGAATACGTAGTTCATACCGCCCACTTAGACCACCTTGGCATCGGGAAAGCGGTCAACGGTGATTCCATTTATAACGGTGCGCACGACAATGCCTCGGGAGTGGCGTGTAGTCTGGAGATGGCCCGTATATACGCCCATCTGAAGGAAAAGCCCAAGCGCTCGGTGCTTTTTGTGATTGTCACAGCCGAAGAAATGGGGCTGCTCGGCTCGGCCTATTTTGCCGCCCATCCCACGGTACCCAAGGAGACAATGGTCGCGAATGTAAATACCGATATGCCAACCATTATTGCCCCGTTGGAATCTATTTCGGCCTTAGGTGCGGAGCACAGCAGTTTATCGACGGTGGTAGCTCAGGCTGCCAAAGCCCTCAAATTGGGCGTTGAACCCGATTTAGAGCCCAAAGAGGGGCGTTTTGTGCGCAGTGACCAATACAGTTTCGTACGAGCAGGAATTCCAGCGTTGCACGTCAAATACGGTAGCAAAACTTCATTACCAAACTTTAATTTGCTAGAATCGGTCAAAAAATGGCGTGAAGCCACTTATCATAAAACCGCCGATAACTTCAACGGCGGTACGTTTTACTGGTCGGCAGGCCGCAAATACGCCCAACTTAATTTTTTGATTGGCTATCTAGTAGCTCAAAATCCCGCAAGACCCACTTGGAAGAAGGGGGATTTTTTTGAGGTGAGATAG
- a CDS encoding aminotransferase class V-fold PLP-dependent enzyme, which produces MLLNKRQFLQSLTGLAALPSVNIDALLPAIASQTPEQVAQKEEFWSELRKGFTVTKDFIHLENGYYVLASNEVLESYIQHIRDINPISSYYMRTRQFDDKLAVRKQLAELVGASHEEVIITRNTTESLDTIISGIDWKAGDEVVMAMQDYGAMIDMFKQQARRYGIVNKIISVPNHPKSDEEIVELYAQAITSKTRLLMVCHIINITGQILPVQKIADMAHAKGVEVMVDGAHAVGHFDFKIPDLHCDYYGSSLHKWLGCPLGAGLLYVKKDKIKQIWPLIGETGYADDDIRKLNHTGTHPVHTDLALADAIKFHQKIGIQRKEARLRYLQSYWTAQVRNHLSIVVNTPADPKRHGAIANVGVTKLKPADLAKTLMEKYKIWTVAIDYANVHGVRVTPHIFTTTEELDTFVKALKELA; this is translated from the coding sequence ATGCTTCTTAATAAACGCCAATTTCTTCAATCGCTGACTGGGTTAGCGGCCCTACCTTCCGTCAACATTGATGCGCTTTTGCCTGCCATTGCTTCCCAAACACCTGAGCAGGTAGCTCAAAAAGAGGAATTTTGGTCAGAATTACGGAAAGGTTTCACGGTTACGAAAGATTTTATTCATCTTGAAAACGGCTATTATGTGTTGGCGTCTAATGAAGTACTAGAGTCGTATATTCAGCACATCCGCGACATCAATCCCATTTCGTCTTACTACATGCGGACGCGGCAGTTTGACGATAAATTGGCAGTGCGCAAACAATTGGCCGAATTGGTCGGAGCGTCGCACGAAGAAGTGATTATTACCCGCAATACGACGGAGTCATTGGATACCATTATTTCGGGAATCGACTGGAAAGCGGGCGATGAAGTAGTAATGGCGATGCAAGATTACGGCGCAATGATTGATATGTTCAAACAGCAGGCGCGTCGTTACGGCATTGTCAACAAAATCATTTCTGTGCCCAATCATCCCAAATCGGATGAAGAAATTGTAGAATTGTACGCGCAGGCCATTACGTCCAAAACGCGTCTGTTGATGGTGTGTCACATCATCAATATTACGGGACAGATTTTGCCAGTGCAAAAAATCGCCGATATGGCCCACGCCAAAGGCGTTGAGGTAATGGTGGATGGCGCGCATGCCGTAGGTCATTTTGATTTCAAAATTCCCGACCTGCATTGCGATTATTACGGCAGCAGTCTGCACAAGTGGCTGGGGTGTCCGCTGGGCGCGGGTTTGCTGTACGTAAAAAAAGACAAAATCAAGCAGATTTGGCCACTGATTGGCGAAACAGGCTACGCCGATGATGATATTCGTAAACTTAATCACACAGGTACTCACCCCGTGCATACCGACTTAGCATTGGCGGATGCCATCAAGTTTCATCAAAAAATCGGTATTCAGCGCAAAGAAGCGCGATTGCGCTACCTGCAAAGTTATTGGACGGCGCAGGTAAGAAATCATCTCAGTATTGTGGTTAATACGCCCGCCGACCCCAAACGCCACGGAGCCATTGCTAACGTGGGCGTGACCAAGCTCAAACCCGCCGACCTCGCCAAAACCCTCATGGAAAAATACAAAATCTGGACCGTTGCCATAGACTACGCCAACGTCCACGGCGTACGCGTGACCCCGCACATATTCACCACTACCGAGGAGTTGGATACGTTTGTGAAAGCGTTGAAGGAATTGGCGTAA
- a CDS encoding fasciclin domain-containing protein: MKSVKNTILAFAVSLFAVSAMAQDKKDVVDIAIGSADHTTLVAAVKAADLVTTLKGAGPFTVFAPTNAAFAKLPAGTVETLLKPANKATLAGILTYHVVAGNLDATKVLAAIKGGMGKVVLTTVAGGKLTASIEGGKVILTDEKGGKATVTATDLKGSNGVIHVIDTVVMPK; encoded by the coding sequence ATGAAATCAGTTAAAAACACCATTCTCGCTTTTGCAGTAAGCCTGTTTGCCGTAAGTGCCATGGCGCAAGACAAAAAAGACGTTGTTGACATTGCCATCGGTTCGGCCGATCACACCACCTTGGTAGCGGCCGTAAAAGCTGCCGATTTGGTAACCACATTGAAAGGAGCGGGGCCTTTTACGGTATTTGCGCCCACCAACGCGGCATTCGCTAAGTTGCCTGCCGGAACGGTAGAGACCTTGCTCAAGCCTGCAAACAAGGCGACGTTGGCGGGTATTCTTACTTACCACGTAGTAGCTGGAAACCTTGATGCTACCAAAGTTTTGGCGGCCATCAAAGGAGGTATGGGAAAAGTAGTACTAACAACCGTGGCTGGCGGAAAATTAACGGCTTCGATTGAAGGTGGAAAAGTGATTTTGACCGACGAAAAAGGCGGAAAAGCAACTGTAACAGCTACTGATTTGAAAGGTAGCAATGGCGTGATTCACGTGATTGACACGGTAGTAATGCCAAAGTAA